From the genome of Thermococcus chitonophagus, one region includes:
- a CDS encoding RsmB/NOP family class I SAM-dependent RNA methyltransferase, translating to METREEKKLSIPPRGIRAIIEAVRLGEIIKPSQYAKREAFKKHEIKEAWLNRVLTMIFYDIMKKQGLIDKAIQDVVGVNPLILDPWLRAALRVAFDIVLFHDPNSNTLKNLRWKASDFISARTHPYVGMYYWDLMDKILEYKPNPTTELERLEWEYLAPAWLIERVKAILGEETEEFFRAVNRRHEWISVRVNTLKANVEDVIEKFREEGVEVQRSDRAPTIIKIKGPYDFDSSDLFRKGKIIVQEEASAVASLVLNPQPGEVVVDLAAAPGGKTTHMAELMQNKGKIYAFDIDKARMKRLKDFVSRMGIKIVKPIIKDARKAPEIVGEEVADKVLLDAPCTSSGTIGKNPELRWRLRESKIEEMAKLQRELLESAARLVKPGGKILYTTCSIFMEEDEENVKWFLENYKEFRLVKLKGPYDPGFLEGTMRAWPHRHDTIGFFYALFEKLNK from the coding sequence ATGGAGACCAGAGAAGAGAAGAAACTATCAATACCCCCCAGAGGTATCAGGGCAATAATAGAAGCCGTTAGACTGGGAGAGATAATAAAACCAAGCCAATACGCAAAGAGGGAAGCATTCAAGAAGCACGAGATAAAAGAGGCATGGCTCAACAGGGTTTTGACGATGATATTCTACGATATAATGAAGAAGCAGGGGTTGATAGACAAGGCGATTCAAGATGTAGTAGGCGTAAACCCCTTAATTCTTGATCCTTGGTTGAGGGCAGCTTTGAGAGTAGCTTTCGATATAGTCCTGTTCCATGATCCAAACTCAAACACACTCAAAAACCTGCGTTGGAAGGCATCGGACTTCATCTCGGCAAGAACCCACCCCTACGTTGGCATGTACTACTGGGATCTGATGGACAAAATTTTGGAATATAAGCCAAATCCAACAACGGAGCTTGAAAGGCTGGAGTGGGAGTATCTAGCTCCAGCTTGGCTCATAGAGAGGGTTAAGGCTATCCTGGGTGAGGAAACCGAGGAATTCTTTAGGGCCGTTAACAGGAGACATGAATGGATAAGCGTGAGGGTTAACACGCTCAAGGCCAACGTTGAGGACGTAATCGAAAAATTTAGAGAGGAAGGGGTTGAAGTTCAGAGGAGCGACAGGGCTCCAACTATAATAAAAATCAAAGGGCCCTACGACTTCGATTCTAGTGATCTCTTTAGGAAAGGGAAAATAATAGTGCAGGAAGAAGCCTCAGCTGTGGCATCCTTAGTACTGAATCCCCAGCCCGGAGAAGTCGTCGTCGATCTTGCAGCAGCTCCGGGTGGAAAAACTACACACATGGCAGAATTGATGCAGAATAAGGGCAAGATCTATGCATTTGACATCGATAAGGCTAGGATGAAGAGGCTTAAGGACTTCGTAAGTAGAATGGGAATTAAAATCGTGAAGCCTATAATAAAAGATGCCAGGAAGGCTCCAGAAATAGTTGGGGAAGAAGTGGCCGATAAAGTCCTGTTGGATGCCCCATGCACTTCCTCGGGAACCATAGGAAAAAACCCTGAATTAAGGTGGAGATTAAGAGAGAGCAAAATAGAGGAGATGGCAAAACTTCAGAGAGAACTCTTGGAGAGCGCCGCTAGGCTCGTGAAACCTGGGGGAAAGATCCTATACACAACATGTAGCATATTCATGGAAGAAGACGAGGAAAACGTGAAGTGGTTCCTGGAGAATTACAAAGAATTCAGATTGGTCAAACTGAAAGGGCCCTATGATCCAGGCTTCTTGGAGGGAACAATGAGAGCATGGCCTCATAGGCACGATACCATAGGGTTTTTCTATGCTCTGTTCGAGAAATTGAATAAGTGA
- the purB gene encoding adenylosuccinate lyase — MAVHPIDYRYGSEEMRRIWDEENKLQKLLDVEAALARAHAKLGNIPEESAKVISERANTKWVKLERVKEIEAEIHHDIMAVVKALSEVCGEHGKYVHLGATSNDIIDTANALLIKESLEIVEKDLKELRSILKDLALKHIDTVCIGRTHGQHAVPTTYGMKFALWLDEIQRHIERLHQLKERVLVGKMRGAVGTAASFGEKAFEIERLVMEDLGLKPARITNQIVQRDVYAELMFFLALVASTLDKIGLEIRNLQRTEILEVSEPFGKKQVGSSTMPHKRNPIRTEKVCGLARVLYSNVIPALLNNPLWHERDLTNSSVERVILPESFVLLDEMLKVMKKVLRGLEFFPENIKRNLYLTKNLIMAEPLMLKLAEKGMGRQEAHELVRQLAMKAFRENRDLLEVVRESKEAMKYLTQEDVESLKPENYIGKAREIVMNVVRYVEEMEKKGL; from the coding sequence ATGGCCGTTCATCCCATAGATTATAGGTACGGTAGCGAGGAAATGAGGAGGATATGGGATGAGGAAAATAAGCTTCAGAAACTCCTCGATGTTGAGGCCGCATTAGCTAGGGCTCACGCAAAGCTCGGGAACATCCCTGAAGAAAGTGCAAAGGTCATATCGGAGAGGGCAAACACGAAGTGGGTAAAGCTCGAGAGGGTAAAGGAGATTGAAGCTGAGATACACCACGATATAATGGCCGTCGTCAAGGCTTTAAGCGAAGTCTGTGGTGAGCATGGAAAGTACGTCCACTTAGGAGCTACATCAAACGATATAATCGACACTGCCAACGCCCTGCTAATAAAGGAAAGCCTTGAGATAGTTGAGAAAGATTTGAAGGAGCTGAGGTCAATACTAAAGGATCTTGCTCTAAAGCACATTGATACGGTGTGCATAGGGAGAACCCACGGTCAGCACGCTGTTCCCACAACCTACGGAATGAAGTTTGCCCTGTGGCTTGACGAGATACAGAGGCACATAGAAAGACTGCACCAACTCAAGGAGAGGGTTCTGGTTGGAAAAATGAGGGGGGCCGTTGGAACTGCTGCTTCTTTTGGAGAGAAGGCCTTTGAAATTGAGAGACTTGTAATGGAAGACCTCGGCCTCAAGCCGGCGAGAATTACAAATCAAATAGTTCAGAGAGATGTCTATGCTGAGCTGATGTTCTTCCTCGCGCTAGTTGCTTCAACCTTAGACAAAATAGGCCTTGAAATCAGAAACCTTCAGAGGACAGAAATACTCGAAGTTAGTGAGCCATTTGGAAAGAAGCAGGTTGGTTCATCGACAATGCCCCACAAGAGGAACCCGATAAGGACTGAAAAGGTCTGCGGTCTAGCAAGGGTTCTCTACTCAAATGTAATTCCGGCTTTACTTAACAACCCGCTGTGGCACGAGAGAGACCTCACGAACTCTTCAGTGGAGAGAGTGATTCTGCCGGAGAGCTTCGTTCTCCTAGATGAGATGCTTAAAGTTATGAAGAAGGTTCTCAGAGGACTGGAGTTCTTCCCAGAGAACATAAAGAGGAATCTATACCTCACGAAGAACCTGATAATGGCCGAACCTTTAATGCTCAAGCTTGCAGAGAAGGGGATGGGGAGGCAAGAGGCCCACGAGTTAGTGAGGCAGTTAGCCATGAAGGCTTTTAGGGAGAACAGGGATCTCTTAGAGGTCGTAAGAGAAAGCAAAGAGGCTATGAAGTATCTGACCCAAGAAGACGTAGAGAGCTTAAAGCCAGAGAACTACATAGGCAAGGCAAGGGAGATTGTGATGAATGTAGTTAGGTATGTAGAGGAAATGGAGAAAAAAGGCCTGTAA
- a CDS encoding polysaccharide deacetylase family protein, whose translation MKIILTFDVEQDCPPFFSTTFGVREGLPRVLDVLKEHDVQATFFFTGEIARTFPEILDKIREDGHEVGCHGLYHERFDKLSKEVTRKRIEEALKILGRVASFRAPNLQFPNEYYDILAELGIKVDSSKATYKGSPGIRFIGEVLEVPVNVSSIISRLPWRIQKRVHGRGSVIVYMFHPWEFVRMPKHYRIDCWFGTGEHALKMLARIIKFYKSLGAEFLTMIQFYHEYVKG comes from the coding sequence GTGAAGATAATACTAACTTTTGATGTCGAACAGGATTGTCCCCCCTTCTTTTCCACGACCTTTGGAGTTAGAGAAGGACTGCCAAGGGTCCTTGACGTTCTTAAAGAACATGACGTTCAGGCAACGTTCTTCTTCACGGGAGAGATAGCAAGGACTTTTCCGGAGATCCTAGACAAGATAAGGGAGGATGGGCATGAAGTAGGATGCCATGGACTTTACCATGAAAGGTTCGATAAGCTGTCAAAAGAAGTTACCAGAAAAAGGATAGAGGAGGCTTTGAAGATACTGGGGCGAGTTGCCTCCTTTAGAGCCCCCAACCTTCAGTTCCCGAATGAGTATTACGATATTCTTGCCGAGCTTGGAATCAAAGTTGATTCCTCAAAGGCAACGTACAAAGGATCCCCAGGGATAAGGTTCATTGGAGAAGTCTTGGAGGTTCCCGTAAACGTCAGCTCAATAATCTCCCGGTTGCCATGGAGAATACAAAAGAGGGTTCATGGGAGGGGAAGTGTTATCGTTTACATGTTCCACCCATGGGAATTCGTGAGAATGCCCAAACACTATAGAATAGACTGCTGGTTTGGAACGGGGGAGCATGCGCTCAAAATGCTAGCCAGAATAATAAAGTTTTACAAATCCTTGGGTGCCGAGTTCCTCACAATGATCCAATTTTACCACGAATATGTTAAAGGGTAA
- a CDS encoding glycosyltransferase family 4 protein translates to MESLKIALVSDWYFPKIGGVAVHMHNLAISLRKLGHEVSIVTNNVKTGRERELKELGIDLVKVPGVVHNNLNINWTVFSQGYEVLFEYLNDYDIVHGQHSFTPLSLKAAAAAKTLGKASLVTNHSIDLENSKVLKALARATWSYFRRYLSFPHRVIAVSKAAKEFIKRFTPVPVEVIPNGVDTEVFNPKDRETARDVIERKFGIDTENTVLYVGRLEPRKGVSYLISAMRNVEGKLIIAGDGGLRPLLERKARELKIQARFLGKVSYSDLVYLYKAVDVFVLPSLSEAFGIVLIEAMASGTPVIGTSVGGIPEIIDGCGILVKPKNPSELAEAINTVLSNQEIAKKLGRLGRIRAEAVYSWKVIAKRTLKTYREVLDGEDNTNF, encoded by the coding sequence ATGGAAAGCCTTAAAATCGCGCTAGTTTCGGACTGGTACTTTCCAAAAATTGGTGGTGTTGCCGTTCATATGCATAACCTGGCTATCTCCCTTAGAAAGCTTGGTCATGAGGTCTCAATAGTAACGAATAACGTCAAAACTGGAAGGGAAAGAGAGCTCAAGGAACTTGGAATAGACCTTGTAAAAGTTCCGGGTGTTGTGCACAATAATTTGAACATAAACTGGACAGTCTTCTCCCAGGGCTATGAAGTATTGTTTGAATACCTAAATGATTATGATATAGTTCATGGACAACATTCCTTCACACCCCTCTCCTTAAAGGCCGCCGCAGCGGCCAAAACCCTGGGGAAAGCATCGCTCGTAACTAATCACAGCATAGACTTAGAAAACTCAAAGGTCTTGAAGGCCCTAGCTAGGGCTACATGGTCATATTTTCGGAGGTACCTTTCTTTTCCGCACAGGGTTATAGCGGTCAGCAAAGCTGCAAAAGAGTTCATTAAGCGATTTACGCCAGTTCCAGTGGAAGTAATACCAAATGGAGTTGATACCGAAGTGTTTAACCCCAAAGATAGAGAAACCGCAAGGGACGTCATTGAGAGGAAATTTGGAATAGACACCGAGAACACAGTCCTCTACGTAGGAAGGCTAGAGCCCAGGAAGGGTGTTTCTTATCTAATTTCAGCAATGAGAAATGTTGAAGGCAAACTAATAATTGCAGGGGATGGGGGCTTAAGGCCACTACTAGAAAGGAAAGCCAGAGAGCTAAAAATTCAGGCAAGATTCTTGGGAAAGGTTAGTTATTCTGACCTGGTTTACCTATACAAGGCTGTTGACGTTTTTGTTCTGCCTTCCCTTAGTGAAGCATTTGGAATAGTTCTCATAGAAGCCATGGCAAGCGGAACACCTGTTATAGGAACATCAGTAGGTGGAATTCCCGAGATCATAGACGGGTGCGGAATACTAGTAAAACCAAAAAACCCATCAGAACTAGCCGAGGCAATAAACACCGTCCTATCAAACCAAGAGATAGCAAAAAAACTTGGAAGGCTCGGAAGAATAAGGGCTGAAGCCGTATATTCTTGGAAGGTCATTGCAAAGAGAACGCTAAAAACATACAGGGAGGTTCTAGACGGTGAAGATAATACTAACTTTTGA
- a CDS encoding lysylphosphatidylglycerol synthase transmembrane domain-containing protein, with product MLIGWKLVILNEQHVKFMIFLSLAVTTYLISTFLFGVRWKFVLKSLGYDVELLECVKGVFVGQFFNNITPTSRSGGEIARAFLLKMKHGIPLDASIMSIIYERILEFVPVFGMFVVSMNYLALKFPKIKVLIYILSILVPLAWLNLEKIVEVASRFLNRAMNIDVKRLKKDVRANIVGITTSSVVWVLDVLRIKLISMALSIPFSIKIAVLISLAGLILSLLAITPGGIGIVEGGLIGFLVFLGVPVSAALKFVAIERFISYGLGTIGGGIITILEGGSSLWKALKSR from the coding sequence ATGTTAATCGGATGGAAATTAGTTATCCTCAATGAACAACATGTTAAGTTTATGATATTCCTATCACTGGCAGTAACAACGTATTTGATAAGCACGTTCCTCTTTGGGGTTAGGTGGAAGTTCGTTCTAAAGAGCTTAGGATACGATGTGGAACTTTTAGAATGTGTGAAAGGGGTTTTCGTTGGTCAATTCTTTAACAACATAACCCCTACAAGCAGAAGCGGCGGTGAAATTGCTAGAGCGTTCCTTCTAAAAATGAAGCATGGAATTCCATTGGATGCTTCAATAATGTCGATAATATATGAGAGAATCTTAGAATTCGTACCAGTTTTTGGCATGTTTGTAGTTTCAATGAACTACCTTGCACTGAAGTTCCCGAAGATTAAAGTTCTAATCTATATCCTCTCAATTCTAGTGCCATTAGCATGGCTTAATCTGGAGAAAATAGTTGAAGTAGCATCTAGGTTTCTTAACAGGGCGATGAATATTGATGTTAAGCGACTAAAGAAAGATGTGAGAGCAAATATTGTGGGAATAACGACGAGTTCAGTTGTTTGGGTTTTAGATGTTCTAAGGATAAAGCTAATATCAATGGCCCTTTCAATTCCCTTCTCGATTAAAATAGCAGTACTAATATCGCTGGCCGGCTTGATACTGAGTCTCCTTGCCATAACCCCAGGAGGGATAGGGATAGTTGAGGGAGGATTAATAGGATTTCTAGTCTTTCTTGGTGTTCCAGTAAGCGCTGCCTTGAAATTCGTTGCAATCGAGAGGTTTATATCCTACGGCCTGGGAACAATTGGCGGAGGTATAATCACAATCCTAGAGGGAGGCTCAAGTTTATGGAAAGCCTTAAAATCGCGCTAG
- a CDS encoding ATP-binding protein, with the protein MFFDREKELSYLRSLLNSEPNQLLFIYGPINSGKTTLLLRFLESLGEEGVGIYVNLRSRPILRFDDFKDLLFSLTKSKDVLSIVLASMEVVFGIPVPKKIWETIESPRDAFEYITDLLNKLRKKGRLPIIVFDELQVLKDLRVNGPLIYELFNFFIHLTKELHLAHVIVSTSDGLFLSNVYTNASLYGRAKYFLVDDFDDETALAFLLSNGLTEKEAQIAVEYFGGKPVYLVETINERRAGRSVEEYCREQFMVRLHQMKPLVKKLKDPSILIDISEREVLEYDELTEDISMLARENVVFIDPVRGVIRPQGRLELNVIRFISKNL; encoded by the coding sequence ATGTTCTTTGATAGGGAGAAAGAGCTCTCATACTTAAGGAGCTTACTAAACTCTGAACCAAATCAGCTACTCTTCATTTATGGGCCCATAAACTCGGGAAAAACTACTTTACTCTTAAGATTCCTCGAATCCCTGGGAGAGGAAGGGGTTGGAATTTATGTTAACCTCAGATCAAGGCCTATATTAAGATTTGATGATTTCAAAGATCTACTTTTTTCACTCACGAAGTCAAAAGATGTGTTGTCCATTGTGTTAGCTTCCATGGAAGTTGTCTTTGGGATTCCAGTTCCGAAGAAAATCTGGGAAACAATTGAAAGTCCTAGAGATGCCTTTGAGTATATAACAGACCTCTTGAACAAATTAAGAAAAAAAGGTAGATTACCCATAATAGTCTTTGATGAGCTCCAGGTGCTGAAGGATTTAAGGGTTAATGGACCACTGATATATGAGCTGTTCAACTTCTTCATCCACCTAACTAAAGAACTTCATCTTGCCCATGTGATAGTTTCAACTTCAGATGGTCTTTTCCTTAGTAATGTCTATACCAATGCCTCCCTCTACGGAAGGGCGAAGTACTTCTTAGTTGATGACTTCGATGATGAAACTGCCCTGGCGTTTCTCCTCAGCAATGGGCTAACAGAGAAGGAGGCACAAATCGCCGTTGAATACTTCGGAGGAAAGCCCGTTTATTTAGTTGAAACAATTAATGAGAGGAGAGCAGGAAGGAGCGTAGAAGAGTATTGCAGAGAACAATTCATGGTGAGACTACACCAGATGAAACCATTAGTTAAAAAGTTAAAAGATCCCTCCATATTAATTGACATCAGCGAAAGGGAGGTTTTGGAATATGATGAATTGACCGAAGATATTTCCATGCTCGCTAGGGAAAATGTGGTTTTCATAGATCCTGTTAGAGGGGTTATAAGGCCCCAGGGAAGGCTCGAGCTGAATGTCATTAGGTTTATAAGTAAGAATCTTTAG
- a CDS encoding cyclase family protein, which yields MGIVDLTMWLGKDTPTFPGDPEVEVTPWAKIGDNGFYMNMIKMGEHSGTHVDAPAHFIEGGETIDRVALEKFIGIGIAIDVRDGDGNIGPHEIPSDIENKVVLLLTGGRELSREAAEKLVKSNIKAVGTDNASIGSHEVHKILLSAGIPIYENLVNLEKLIGKEFLFIGLPLKIKDGSGSPVRAIAIVG from the coding sequence ATGGGGATAGTTGACTTAACCATGTGGCTTGGAAAAGACACTCCAACTTTCCCTGGCGATCCGGAAGTCGAGGTCACCCCATGGGCTAAAATTGGAGATAATGGCTTCTATATGAACATGATAAAGATGGGAGAACACTCAGGAACCCATGTAGATGCTCCAGCCCACTTCATCGAAGGAGGGGAGACAATAGACAGGGTTGCTCTTGAGAAATTCATTGGTATTGGGATTGCAATTGATGTACGGGATGGTGACGGGAATATAGGACCTCATGAGATCCCATCTGATATAGAAAATAAGGTGGTTCTATTACTTACCGGAGGAAGAGAGCTCTCTAGGGAAGCAGCTGAAAAGTTAGTCAAAAGTAATATCAAGGCTGTTGGTACCGACAATGCTAGTATAGGTAGCCACGAGGTTCATAAGATACTTCTCTCTGCTGGAATTCCAATATATGAAAACTTAGTGAATCTTGAAAAGCTGATAGGAAAGGAATTCCTTTTTATTGGATTGCCGCTAAAGATAAAGGACGGATCTGGAAGCCCCGTTAGGGCTATTGCAATAGTTGGATAA
- a CDS encoding adenosylhomocysteinase, which yields MNCTKDYCVKDIELAPEGWKKIDWVSRFMPVLQLIRKDFEKRKPFKGVRIAATLHLEMKTAFLLLTLKAGGAEVSATASNPLSTQDDVVAALAEAGVKVYAIRGESREEYYENMHRALDIRPNIIIDDGADMISLVHRERTELIDEIWGASEETTTGVIRLRAMERDGVLRFPIIAVNDSYTKYLFDNRYGTGQSTWDGIIRTTNLLVAGKNVVVVGYGWCGRGIAMRARGLGATVIVVEVDPIRALEARMDGFFVMDMKEAAKIGDIFITATGNIKCIRREHFELMKDGAIMANAGHFDVEIWKPDLEELAVEISNPRPNITEYKLKDGRRLYLLAEGRLVNLVAADGHPAEIMDMSFALQAKAAEYIKENHERLEPRVYVLPREIDEMVARIKLESMGIKIEELTEEQKKYLESWEHGT from the coding sequence ATGAACTGCACGAAAGATTACTGTGTTAAGGACATAGAGCTCGCCCCTGAAGGCTGGAAAAAAATTGATTGGGTCTCGAGGTTCATGCCCGTTCTCCAGCTTATAAGAAAGGACTTCGAGAAAAGGAAGCCATTCAAAGGAGTTAGGATTGCAGCAACTCTTCACCTCGAGATGAAGACTGCTTTCTTATTGTTAACGCTGAAAGCTGGAGGTGCAGAAGTCTCAGCTACAGCCAGTAATCCCCTAAGCACACAGGATGACGTTGTTGCTGCATTAGCAGAGGCAGGGGTTAAAGTTTACGCAATAAGAGGGGAAAGTAGAGAGGAATATTATGAGAATATGCACAGAGCCTTGGACATCAGGCCAAACATCATCATAGATGATGGAGCAGACATGATAAGCTTAGTCCACAGGGAAAGGACGGAGCTGATAGATGAAATCTGGGGAGCTAGCGAGGAAACAACTACTGGAGTGATAAGGCTGAGGGCGATGGAGAGAGATGGCGTGCTAAGGTTCCCAATTATTGCAGTGAACGATTCCTACACTAAGTATCTTTTTGACAATCGCTATGGAACCGGACAGTCTACTTGGGACGGGATAATAAGAACCACTAACCTTTTAGTTGCCGGAAAAAACGTCGTTGTCGTTGGTTATGGTTGGTGCGGCAGGGGAATTGCCATGAGGGCGAGGGGCCTTGGTGCAACTGTGATAGTAGTCGAAGTTGATCCGATTAGGGCATTAGAAGCTAGAATGGACGGATTTTTTGTTATGGACATGAAAGAAGCAGCAAAGATTGGGGATATATTCATAACGGCGACTGGGAACATAAAGTGCATCCGCAGGGAGCACTTTGAGCTGATGAAGGATGGAGCCATAATGGCCAACGCGGGCCACTTCGACGTGGAGATATGGAAGCCTGACCTCGAGGAATTGGCCGTTGAGATTAGCAATCCAAGGCCGAACATAACAGAATACAAGCTTAAAGATGGGAGAAGGCTTTACCTCCTCGCCGAAGGAAGGCTTGTCAATCTTGTCGCTGCTGACGGCCATCCTGCGGAAATTATGGACATGAGCTTTGCCTTGCAGGCTAAAGCGGCCGAGTATATAAAGGAGAACCACGAAAGGCTGGAGCCAAGGGTTTATGTTCTCCCCAGGGAGATAGACGAGATGGTAGCTAGGATAAAGCTCGAATCCATGGGGATAAAGATAGAAGAACTTACTGAAGAACAAAAGAAATATCTAGAGAGCTGGGAGCACGGGACTTAA
- a CDS encoding RidA family protein, whose product MREVVFTEKAPKPIGPYSQAIKAGNFLFIAGQIPIDPETGELVKGDIKEQTRRVLENIKAILEAAGYTLNDVVKVTVYLKNMDDFAAMNEVYAEYFGESRPARVAVEVARLPKDVLIEIEAIAHKE is encoded by the coding sequence ATGAGGGAGGTAGTTTTTACTGAGAAGGCCCCAAAACCAATTGGCCCCTACAGCCAAGCAATAAAAGCCGGAAACTTTCTCTTCATTGCGGGACAGATACCAATTGACCCTGAGACTGGAGAGCTAGTGAAGGGAGATATAAAGGAGCAGACGAGGAGAGTTCTTGAAAACATAAAGGCGATACTTGAGGCCGCTGGCTATACTTTAAATGATGTAGTGAAAGTCACTGTCTATTTAAAGAACATGGATGACTTTGCAGCAATGAATGAAGTTTATGCGGAGTACTTTGGGGAATCTAGACCTGCAAGAGTTGCTGTAGAAGTTGCAAGGCTCCCTAAGGATGTTTTAATAGAGATTGAGGCAATAGCACATAAGGAGTAA
- a CDS encoding ribosome biogenesis/translation initiation ATPase RLI — protein sequence MRIAVIDYDKCNPDKCGHFLCERVCPVNRMGGEAIIIDEENYKPIIQETSCTGCGICVHKCPFNAISIVNLPEQLEENCVHRYGINAFVLYRLPVVKDGMVVGIVGPNGTGKTTAVKILAGQLIPNLCGDNDSWEGVIKAFRGNELQNYFERLKNGEIKPVVKPQYVDLIPKAVKGKVRDLLKKADETGKFDEVVRVLELENVLDRDIQHLSGGELQRVAIAAALLRNAHFYFFDEPSSYLDIRQRLNVARAIRKLADNGKSVLVVEHDLAVLDYLSDIIHVVYGEPGVYGIFSQPKGTRNGINEFLRGYLKDENVRFRPYEIKFTKTSERVEIEREVLVEYPRLVKDYGSFRLEVEPGEIRKGEVIGIVGPNGIGKTTFVKILAGVEEPTEGKIEWDLTVAYKPQYIKAEYEGTVYELLSKIDSSKLNSNFYKTELLKPLGIPDLYDREVNELSGGELQRVAIAATLLRDADIYLLDEPSAYLDVEQRLAVSRAIRHLMEKNEKTALVVEHDVLMIDYVSDRLMVFEGEPGKYGKALPPMRMREGMNRFLASVGITFRRDPDTGRPRANKEGSVKDREQKEKGEYYYV from the coding sequence GTGAGAATTGCGGTCATCGATTATGATAAGTGTAACCCCGATAAGTGCGGTCACTTCCTATGCGAGAGGGTCTGTCCTGTGAACAGGATGGGTGGGGAGGCAATAATAATAGATGAGGAGAACTACAAGCCTATAATCCAAGAGACGAGCTGTACGGGCTGTGGAATATGTGTCCACAAGTGTCCCTTCAACGCAATAAGCATAGTGAATCTGCCGGAGCAACTTGAAGAGAACTGTGTCCACCGCTACGGGATCAATGCCTTCGTCCTATACAGGCTACCCGTGGTCAAGGACGGTATGGTCGTTGGAATAGTCGGGCCAAACGGAACTGGAAAAACTACCGCAGTGAAGATACTTGCTGGGCAACTCATCCCCAACCTCTGCGGAGATAATGACAGCTGGGAGGGAGTTATTAAGGCATTCAGAGGCAATGAGTTGCAGAACTACTTTGAGAGGCTTAAGAATGGCGAGATAAAACCCGTCGTTAAGCCTCAGTATGTGGATTTAATACCAAAAGCCGTTAAGGGAAAAGTCAGGGATCTGTTGAAGAAGGCAGATGAAACCGGTAAGTTTGATGAGGTCGTTAGGGTCTTAGAATTAGAGAACGTTCTTGACAGGGATATACAGCATTTGTCAGGTGGTGAGTTGCAGAGGGTGGCGATTGCTGCTGCCCTGTTAAGGAACGCTCACTTTTACTTCTTCGATGAACCTTCAAGCTATCTTGACATAAGGCAGAGGTTGAACGTTGCGAGAGCCATAAGGAAGTTAGCAGATAATGGAAAATCCGTCTTGGTAGTTGAGCACGATCTGGCAGTTCTTGACTACCTAAGTGATATAATCCACGTAGTTTACGGTGAACCCGGAGTTTATGGAATATTCTCTCAGCCAAAGGGCACGAGGAACGGAATTAACGAGTTCCTCAGAGGGTACCTGAAGGACGAGAACGTTAGATTCAGGCCTTACGAGATAAAGTTCACTAAGACAAGCGAGAGGGTTGAGATTGAGAGGGAAGTCCTAGTTGAGTATCCAAGGCTTGTAAAAGATTATGGCAGCTTCAGGCTTGAAGTTGAGCCCGGTGAGATAAGGAAGGGAGAGGTTATAGGAATAGTTGGGCCGAACGGTATAGGGAAAACAACTTTTGTAAAGATACTTGCTGGAGTTGAAGAACCGACAGAAGGTAAAATAGAGTGGGATTTGACTGTAGCCTACAAGCCCCAGTACATCAAAGCCGAATACGAAGGAACTGTATATGAGCTTTTGAGCAAGATAGACTCCTCAAAGCTCAACAGTAACTTCTACAAGACTGAGCTCCTTAAACCATTAGGGATCCCGGATCTATACGATAGGGAAGTGAATGAGCTCTCGGGTGGTGAGTTGCAGAGGGTTGCTATAGCTGCAACCCTTCTCAGGGATGCGGACATTTACCTTCTAGATGAGCCCTCAGCTTACCTTGACGTCGAGCAGAGACTTGCCGTTTCTAGGGCCATAAGGCATCTAATGGAGAAGAACGAGAAAACGGCTTTAGTGGTTGAACATGACGTTCTCATGATAGACTACGTCAGCGACAGGCTAATGGTCTTTGAAGGAGAGCCGGGGAAATATGGAAAAGCCCTACCACCAATGAGAATGAGGGAAGGAATGAATAGGTTCCTTGCTTCGGTAGGAATAACTTTCAGGAGAGATCCAGACACCGGAAGGCCAAGGGCAAACAAGGAGGGCTCGGTAAAGGACAGAGAGCAGAAGGAGAAGGGAGAGTACTACTATGTCTAA